A region from the Candidatus Eisenbacteria bacterium genome encodes:
- a CDS encoding PaaI family thioesterase — protein MPLDPLEDDAMCFCCGVKNPIGLKLEFEDTHDGRMRTVWTPRKEHQGFKDIVHGGLVATVLDEVMVRLLYLRGIPAVTAGMETKLLRPLRWGRAYRFEGWILQERGRAVITEAEARDVESGERVAWGKATCMKVR, from the coding sequence ATGCCGCTCGACCCCCTCGAGGACGACGCGATGTGCTTCTGCTGCGGCGTCAAGAACCCCATCGGGCTGAAGCTGGAGTTCGAGGACACGCACGACGGGCGCATGCGCACCGTGTGGACCCCGCGAAAGGAGCACCAGGGGTTCAAGGACATCGTGCACGGCGGGCTCGTCGCGACGGTGCTCGACGAGGTGATGGTGCGGCTTCTCTACCTGCGCGGGATTCCCGCGGTCACCGCCGGGATGGAGACGAAGCTCCTGCGTCCGCTCCGCTGGGGCAGAGCGTACCGGTTCGAGGGCTGGATCCTGCAGGAGCGCGGGCGCGCCGTCATCACCGAGGCGGAAGCGCGGGATGTGGAGTCGGGCGAGCGCGTCGCGTGGGGTAAGGCGACGTGCATGAAGGTCCGGTAA
- a CDS encoding sigma-70 family RNA polymerase sigma factor produces the protein MASKFQSRSTPTPADAPLRITGELVERAKRGDRSALDTLMERYQPRLVRWASGRLPSYARSLLDTSDLVQETLIRTVERLVDIESQGPGAFEGYVRRAILNRIQDQVRWARRRPIGEVPETLTATAPSPLELAIGADLAQRYERALEQLPEEERHLIHLRIELDFDHGEIAAIVGRSSPDAARMAFQRALRKLADIMGREDDHR, from the coding sequence TTGGCGTCGAAATTTCAGTCTCGATCGACGCCCACGCCGGCCGATGCTCCGCTACGGATCACGGGCGAGCTGGTCGAACGCGCCAAGCGCGGCGACCGCTCGGCGCTGGATACGCTCATGGAGCGATATCAGCCCCGGCTCGTGCGCTGGGCTAGTGGAAGGCTCCCGTCCTACGCGCGCTCCCTGCTCGACACGAGCGACCTGGTGCAGGAAACGCTGATTCGGACTGTCGAGCGTCTCGTGGACATCGAGAGCCAGGGTCCGGGGGCCTTCGAAGGCTACGTCCGGCGCGCGATCCTGAACCGGATCCAGGACCAGGTGCGCTGGGCCCGCCGCCGGCCCATTGGCGAGGTACCCGAGACGCTGACGGCGACCGCGCCATCGCCCCTCGAGCTCGCGATCGGCGCGGATCTGGCTCAGCGGTACGAGCGCGCTCTCGAGCAGCTCCCCGAAGAGGAGCGGCACCTGATCCACCTCCGCATCGAGCTCGACTTCGACCACGGGGAGATCGCCGCGATCGTGGGCCGGAGCTCCCCCGACGCCGCACGAATGGCGTTCCAGCGCGCGCTGCGAAAGCTCGCCGACATCATGGGGCGAGAAGACGATCATCGATGA
- a CDS encoding protein kinase, protein MNDSRTPSFHPDDHDPIDDAIQSIDDNESVDWNLTDTKLSSAGDRASARALRDLEKIAEVHRGFQHPPKPGKSGTSPAPHPEPWGPLTILELASAGQSGEVWRAWDTWLQREVALKFLLPEGTDGTGDSALLEEARSLARIRHRGVVNVHGIGAHAGRVGMWMEFLEGATLESEIDRRGPLPPGEVARIGIDLCHALDAVIAAGLVHRDIKPANIVLESSGRTVLTDFGLGKRAAVTGRDEWRSSGTPLFMAPELLAGEAATPRSDLYALGVTLRWALTGRAPFRARSLQELRVEAETGPGTRIRDERPDAPAKLISAIERAMAPRADARYATPAQFAEALETTLDDTRGARRASVRPRVLVFGGLLLLASALLSIRLLPERSIAPRGRFTIQLPATTELNPYAGNQTISPDGRLVAFVAEAVVESTSQERIWVRPLDAFSAKSLDGTEGASFLFWSPDSREIGFFTDGKMKKVAVSGGSPEVLCDAPDPRGATWGRDGVIVFAPRAAGGLHRVSSEGGASVEIQRPDTLGREEALRWPHFLPDGERYFFVSLPPRNGEFDVFVASTKKPERRRVMRAGCAPTVAGNLGVVVAHAGRLMLQGFDFDRLAPKESPVAIARVPFTNESVGQPLASASSNGIIVHLNQPMSPTKLNLLDRSGRSRAVVPLPAGRYEAGYHSPDGKRLLAQRRDSPTSVEIWLVDLVRGQSRRFTVGPQSRFGGAPAWSPDGKRIAFSSNRDGRTNIYERLVDEAGEERLLYESDGQFKEVNTWSPDGEYLVFEQAGAHTGWDLWLLPMKRKEGAIPYLTSRHGEYGGGVSPDGRWLAHSNYVDGRMEIYVRSFPEPGAEVRLFEGDGRAYWTRDGREILISHTGDGWIWSIPVRTHPTFQAGAPTRLFRAHKDAHWIHPAPSGDQFVEVRPEAGAEPASITVHVNVPKPYGD, encoded by the coding sequence ATGAACGACTCTCGCACGCCATCCTTCCATCCCGACGATCACGATCCGATCGACGATGCCATTCAGTCCATCGACGACAACGAATCGGTCGACTGGAACCTGACCGATACGAAGCTCTCCAGCGCTGGGGATCGGGCGAGCGCGCGTGCCCTCCGGGATCTCGAGAAGATCGCGGAGGTACATCGGGGGTTCCAGCACCCGCCCAAACCGGGGAAATCCGGGACCAGCCCGGCTCCGCATCCCGAGCCATGGGGACCGTTGACGATCCTCGAGCTCGCGAGCGCCGGCCAGAGCGGGGAAGTCTGGCGCGCATGGGATACGTGGCTCCAGCGCGAAGTCGCGCTGAAGTTCCTCCTCCCGGAAGGAACGGACGGGACCGGCGACTCGGCCCTGCTCGAGGAAGCACGCTCCCTGGCGCGCATCCGTCACCGGGGCGTCGTGAACGTTCACGGCATCGGCGCGCACGCGGGACGCGTCGGCATGTGGATGGAGTTCCTCGAAGGAGCCACGCTGGAGAGCGAGATCGACCGCCGCGGTCCTCTGCCGCCGGGAGAGGTCGCGAGGATCGGGATCGACCTGTGTCACGCCCTCGACGCCGTGATCGCGGCGGGTCTCGTCCATCGCGACATCAAGCCCGCGAATATCGTCCTGGAGTCGAGCGGACGGACCGTGCTCACCGACTTCGGCCTCGGGAAGCGCGCGGCGGTCACGGGCCGTGACGAGTGGCGCTCTTCCGGCACCCCTCTCTTCATGGCGCCGGAGCTCCTGGCGGGAGAGGCGGCGACGCCTCGCTCGGATCTGTACGCGCTCGGCGTGACCTTGCGGTGGGCCCTCACCGGTCGTGCACCGTTCCGCGCGCGCTCGCTCCAGGAGCTTCGCGTCGAGGCGGAGACGGGCCCCGGGACCCGGATCCGGGACGAGCGGCCTGATGCTCCAGCGAAACTGATCTCCGCCATCGAGCGCGCCATGGCGCCTAGGGCCGATGCGCGCTACGCCACGCCGGCGCAGTTCGCCGAGGCGCTCGAAACGACTCTGGACGACACCCGAGGCGCACGCCGGGCGTCGGTACGGCCGCGGGTCCTCGTGTTCGGAGGTCTTCTCCTGCTCGCCTCGGCGCTCCTCTCGATCCGGCTCCTTCCGGAACGTTCCATTGCGCCACGAGGTCGCTTCACCATTCAGCTGCCGGCAACGACCGAGCTGAATCCCTACGCGGGGAATCAAACGATCTCACCGGATGGACGCCTGGTCGCCTTCGTCGCCGAAGCGGTGGTGGAGAGCACGAGCCAGGAGAGGATTTGGGTGCGACCACTCGATGCCTTTTCCGCGAAATCTCTGGACGGTACCGAGGGCGCAAGCTTCCTCTTCTGGTCGCCTGACAGCAGAGAGATTGGATTCTTCACGGACGGAAAGATGAAGAAGGTCGCGGTCTCCGGCGGCTCGCCGGAAGTCCTTTGCGACGCTCCGGATCCGCGCGGAGCGACCTGGGGAAGGGACGGCGTGATTGTGTTCGCCCCTCGGGCCGCGGGGGGGCTCCATCGGGTGTCCTCGGAAGGAGGAGCGTCGGTTGAGATCCAGCGCCCGGATACGTTGGGACGCGAGGAGGCGCTCCGCTGGCCGCACTTCCTGCCGGACGGGGAACGCTACTTCTTCGTCTCCTTGCCTCCACGGAACGGCGAGTTCGACGTGTTCGTCGCGTCCACCAAGAAGCCCGAGCGCCGGCGCGTGATGCGCGCCGGTTGTGCTCCCACCGTCGCGGGAAATCTGGGAGTCGTCGTCGCCCACGCCGGCCGTCTCATGCTGCAGGGGTTCGACTTCGACCGGCTCGCGCCCAAGGAGAGCCCGGTCGCGATCGCGCGAGTTCCGTTCACCAATGAGAGCGTCGGGCAGCCGCTCGCGAGCGCGTCGTCGAACGGGATCATCGTTCATCTGAATCAGCCGATGTCGCCCACGAAGCTGAATCTGCTGGACCGGTCGGGCAGGAGTCGTGCGGTGGTCCCTCTGCCCGCGGGACGGTATGAGGCGGGCTACCACTCACCGGACGGGAAGAGGCTCCTCGCGCAGCGACGCGATTCGCCGACATCCGTCGAGATCTGGCTCGTGGACCTGGTCCGAGGGCAGTCCAGACGATTCACCGTGGGTCCCCAGTCGCGATTCGGCGGAGCGCCCGCATGGTCCCCGGACGGGAAGCGGATCGCGTTCAGCTCGAACCGAGACGGACGTACCAACATCTATGAGCGACTCGTCGACGAGGCCGGGGAGGAGAGGCTTCTCTACGAGTCCGACGGACAGTTCAAGGAAGTCAACACATGGTCGCCGGACGGCGAGTACCTCGTGTTCGAGCAGGCGGGCGCTCATACCGGATGGGACCTCTGGCTCCTTCCCATGAAGCGGAAGGAGGGGGCGATTCCCTATCTCACGTCCCGGCACGGCGAGTACGGCGGGGGTGTTTCGCCGGACGGACGGTGGCTGGCTCACTCGAACTACGTCGACGGCAGGATGGAAATCTACGTGAGGTCGTTCCCGGAACCGGGGGCCGAAGTCCGGCTGTTCGAGGGAGACGGACGAGCCTACTGGACCCGAGACGGCCGCGAGATCCTGATCAGCCATACGGGGGACGGCTGGATCTGGTCCATCCCGGTGCGAACCCACCCGACGTTTCAAGCGGGCGCTCCCACGCGCCTCTTCCGAGCGCACAAGGATGCCCACTGGATCCATCCCGCACCGAGCGGCGATCAGTTCGTGGAGGTGAGGCCGGAAGCTGGAGCGGAGCCCGCCAGCATCACCGTCCATGTGAACGTGCCGAAACCGTACGGGGACTGA
- a CDS encoding LysM peptidoglycan-binding domain-containing protein, translating into MIMISDGGDKNYKPRPDFSNVQSGSSSTSPARSGAANAGAAGGTKTYVVVKGDSLSKIAQRFYGDAHDWRRIYEANRDQINDPDLIHPGQELRIPEASESGRRAT; encoded by the coding sequence ATGATCATGATCTCGGATGGAGGCGACAAGAACTACAAGCCTCGCCCCGATTTCTCCAACGTACAAAGCGGAAGCTCCTCCACGTCTCCCGCACGGTCGGGCGCCGCGAACGCGGGAGCCGCGGGCGGCACGAAGACGTACGTCGTCGTGAAGGGTGACAGCCTGTCGAAAATCGCCCAGCGCTTCTACGGCGATGCCCACGACTGGAGGCGGATTTACGAGGCCAACCGGGACCAGATCAACGACCCGGACCTCATCCATCCCGGCCAGGAGCTGCGCATCCCCGAGGCGAGCGAGTCCGGAAGGAGGGCCACATGA